Proteins encoded together in one Caldicellulosiruptor saccharolyticus DSM 8903 window:
- the istA gene encoding IS21-like element ISCsa9 family transposase, producing the protein MHTTIYTLFKRGYNKSQIARLLDVDRKTVRKVIHDIEQKGEVERKSKGSVLDNYREFIEVKVNKGLSAKKIHQDLKAEFGFEGSYSNVRRYVQKVKQKIANSKVYMVLTTLPAEEAQVDFGYIGKIKVDGKFKKAWVFTMVLSYSRYMYAEIVFEQTVETFIQCHKNAFKYFGGVVEVVKIDNLKAGVLNVDFYEAQIQKDYASFASHYGFLPQPCRVYTPTDKGKVESAIKYVKQNCFSGEEFKDIDEAREYLKNWLDNVANVRVHGTTKKVPKEVFISEEKEKLIALPVEEYYISRSSIHKVATNCHLIYKGNYYSVPYEYAGGEVEVVEIGSFLRVFFEGKEIALHQIVKNNEKGKYVTNKEHYPSSKNITIEDIMSRQREQMAEIGEWALKFFEEFTEQEGFKKYDYRSISGIIALKERYGSKMVDNACKRALKFRGLSYKLVKNICEKGISDLPEYEDESYINEERTELYRDIREYDKLLEIGELQR; encoded by the coding sequence ATGCACACAACAATCTACACACTTTTCAAACGGGGATACAACAAAAGTCAAATAGCAAGATTGTTAGACGTGGATAGAAAAACTGTTAGAAAAGTAATCCATGACATTGAACAGAAAGGAGAAGTCGAGAGAAAATCAAAAGGTTCTGTATTAGATAATTACAGGGAGTTCATTGAGGTAAAGGTTAATAAAGGACTTTCAGCAAAGAAAATACATCAAGACTTGAAAGCGGAATTTGGTTTTGAAGGAAGCTACTCGAATGTAAGAAGATATGTCCAAAAGGTAAAACAAAAGATAGCAAATTCAAAGGTGTACATGGTTTTAACAACACTGCCTGCAGAAGAAGCTCAAGTTGATTTTGGATATATAGGCAAGATAAAAGTTGATGGCAAATTCAAAAAAGCATGGGTATTTACAATGGTTTTAAGTTATTCAAGATATATGTATGCAGAGATAGTATTTGAGCAGACAGTTGAAACATTTATACAGTGTCATAAGAACGCATTTAAGTATTTTGGTGGGGTAGTAGAAGTTGTAAAGATAGACAACTTAAAAGCAGGTGTATTGAATGTTGATTTTTATGAGGCGCAAATACAAAAAGATTATGCAAGTTTTGCAAGCCACTATGGATTTTTACCTCAGCCATGTAGGGTATACACACCGACTGATAAAGGCAAAGTAGAATCAGCAATTAAGTATGTTAAGCAAAATTGTTTTTCTGGGGAAGAATTTAAGGATATTGATGAGGCGAGGGAGTATTTAAAAAACTGGCTTGACAATGTAGCAAATGTGAGAGTACATGGCACAACCAAGAAAGTTCCCAAAGAAGTTTTCATCTCAGAAGAGAAAGAGAAGTTAATAGCTCTTCCTGTTGAGGAATATTACATATCAAGAAGTTCAATTCATAAAGTAGCTACTAACTGTCATCTCATATACAAAGGGAACTATTATTCAGTGCCATATGAGTATGCAGGAGGTGAAGTAGAGGTAGTTGAGATTGGCAGTTTTTTGAGGGTGTTCTTTGAGGGTAAAGAAATAGCCCTTCATCAGATTGTCAAAAACAATGAGAAGGGCAAATACGTAACCAACAAAGAACACTATCCCTCGTCTAAGAATATAACAATTGAGGATATAATGTCAAGACAGAGGGAGCAAATGGCAGAAATTGGGGAGTGGGCGTTGAAGTTTTTTGAAGAATTTACCGAGCAAGAAGGATTTAAGAAGTATGACTACAGAAGCATAAGTGGGATAATAGCATTAAAAGAAAGATATGGATCAAAGATGGTAGACAATGCGTGTAAGAGGGCTTTAAAATTCAGAGGATTGAGTTACAAGCTTGTGAAGAATATATGTGAAAAAGGGATAAGCGATTTACCTGAGTATGAAGATGAGAGCTATATTAATGAGGAAAGAACAGAGCTTTACAGGGATATCAGGGAATATGACAAATTGCTTGAGATAGGAGAATTGCAAAGATGA